A window from Streptomyces sp. NBC_00271 encodes these proteins:
- a CDS encoding VOC family protein, with the protein MSHTRVNKAAPQTPHQDLHSEEGALRGEHPGRSRNPVIKVADLAWLEFEKPDLDQAEVFARDFGFAIAARTEDELWLRGTFAGSPCMVIRRGRASRFIGPAFRAAERADLDRLARATGSTVRDIGVPGGGQSVALLDPSGLPVRVVHCAEQLPALPEQEPLILNFGTDHGRTNATQRPPREPSRIQRLGHVVLETRVFARTLDWYLDTLGMIVSDFLFLDGQRGRGPTMAFVRCDQGSVAVDHHTLALHLGPGTGYVHSAYQVTDLDAIGAGGEYLTERGYQRSWGIGRHIQGSQLFDYWRDPDHFMLEHFADGDLFSCDLEPGWAPMSASGLAQWGPPVTRDFLGASPSPAKLREVMTALRGDNELDPARLLGLMKAMSS; encoded by the coding sequence CGGGACGGTCCCGGAATCCCGTGATCAAGGTGGCCGACCTGGCCTGGCTGGAGTTCGAGAAGCCCGACCTGGACCAGGCCGAGGTCTTCGCCCGTGACTTCGGCTTCGCGATCGCCGCCCGCACCGAGGACGAGCTGTGGCTGCGCGGCACCTTCGCCGGCTCGCCCTGCATGGTGATCCGGCGGGGGCGTGCGTCCCGGTTCATCGGGCCGGCGTTCCGCGCGGCCGAGCGGGCCGACCTGGACCGGCTGGCCCGCGCCACCGGCAGTACCGTCCGGGACATCGGCGTACCGGGCGGTGGGCAGTCGGTCGCCCTGCTCGATCCCTCGGGCCTGCCCGTCCGGGTCGTGCACTGCGCCGAGCAGCTGCCCGCGTTGCCCGAGCAGGAGCCGCTGATCCTCAACTTCGGTACCGATCACGGTCGTACGAACGCCACCCAGCGTCCGCCCCGTGAGCCGTCCCGTATCCAGCGGCTGGGCCATGTGGTGCTGGAGACCCGGGTGTTCGCCCGCACCCTGGACTGGTACCTGGACACCCTCGGGATGATCGTGTCCGACTTCCTGTTCCTGGACGGGCAGCGCGGGCGCGGGCCGACGATGGCGTTCGTCCGGTGCGACCAGGGGAGTGTGGCTGTCGATCACCACACGCTGGCCCTGCACCTGGGGCCCGGAACCGGCTATGTCCACTCGGCCTACCAGGTCACCGACCTCGACGCGATCGGCGCCGGCGGGGAGTACCTGACCGAGCGCGGTTACCAGCGCAGCTGGGGCATCGGTCGGCACATCCAGGGCAGCCAGCTGTTCGACTACTGGCGCGACCCCGACCACTTCATGCTGGAGCACTTCGCCGACGGCGACCTCTTCTCCTGCGACCTGGAGCCCGGCTGGGCACCGATGTCGGCGAGCGGCCTGGCCCAGTGGGGTCCGCCGGTCACCCGCGACTTCCTGGGCGCCAGCCCTTCCCCCGCCAAGCTGCGCGAGGTCATGACGGCCCTGCGCGGCGACAACGAACTCGACCCCGCACGCCTGCTGGGCCTGATGAAAGCGATGAGCTCATGA